DNA from Parageobacillus thermoglucosidasius:
AACGTTTCTAACCCGCGGCTAATCTCACGGTGAATCGGCGCAGCCCATTTTTCCAGCAAAAGCAAAAATTCATGCCGCTTTAACGTGATTTTAGCCGCTAGCGGAATAAGCTGTTCTGTCAAGATATCTAATACGGTTTCATCTTGCTGCTCGCGCGTTTGCAGCATTTTTAAATAATGGTTTCGCTGCTGCAATAGCTTTTGGTATTGACTTAAATCATGTATATAGACAGGCGACACTTGCCCGATTTCCATATCGACAAAACGCCGTCTTACTTGTGGGCTTCCTTTCACTAAGTTTAAATCTTCAGGAGCAAACATCACGATATTTAAATGACCGACATATTGGCTTAATCGCTGCTGCTCAACATGGTTGCATTTTGCCTTTTTTCCTTTTTTCGAAATAATGAGCTCCAATGATAGCGCACCGCTTTTTGTTGTTGCCCTTCCTTCTATTTTAGCATAGTCTTCATCCCAACGAATGAGATCTTTGTCGTTTGCTGTCCGGTGTGATTTTGCCATCGCTAAAACGTAGATGGCTTCCATCATGTTCGTTTTCCCTTGGGCGTTCTCTCCTAAAATAATATTTACGTTATTTGCGAACTGTATCGTTTCACTCTTGTAATTGCGATAATTTTTTAACGATAAATGTGTTAAAAACAACGGCTCTTCACCTACTCTGCCCTCGTTACGATAAACGTGCCGAGTCCTTCGACTTCGACTTTGTCTCCATTTTTTAATTTTCGCCCGCGGCGAGTTTCTTTTTCTCCGTTGACGAGTACTTCATTTGTTTGCAAAAACCATTTCACAGCGCCGCCCGTACCAACGGCTTGCACGAGTTTTAGCAATTGGCCAAGCGTAATCGTTTCTGTCGCAATGGTTACTTTTTTCTCCATCCATTCATCGCTCGCTTTCTAAAAACTGCCCATTTTTTTATTTTAACGAAAAAACAAAGCGCTAGCAAAGAAAGCTGCTAAGATTTAGCAGCTTTCGCAAATGTTAATACGTTCTTACCGGTAAAATAAGCTGAAGCATCGAGTCGCTATGGAGAGGGCGAAGCAAAAACGGCCGCATCGCGCCGGTAAAGCTGATTTTAATGTCTGTACCGTCAAGCGCTTTTAACGCGTCCATCATATATTTTGCGCTGAAAGAAATTTTTAATTCCTCTCCTTCGATAGATTCGCTTTGAATTTCCTCCGTTACTTTTCCGATTTCCGGTGAAACGGAGGAAATTTCAATGATGCCATCACTGAGCGTCGTTAGTTTGACAACATTGTTTCTTCCTTCTCTCGCTAATAAAGAAGCGCGATCAATCGCTTGTAAAAACTCTTTCGCATTCACGATAATATCCGTTTTGCTATCCGTTGGAATAAGCCGGGATGTTTCCGGATAGTTTCCATCAAGCAAGCGAGAGAAGAATAATAAACGTTTTGTTTTAAATAAAATTTGATTCGCCGTAATAACAATTTTGACAGGAGCATTGCTGTCATCCAAAATTTTGCTCAGTTCGTTTAAGCTTTTTCCCGGAATGACGACATTATGCGACTGGTGATTTTCCGTCTCAATTTTTGCTTTTCGCAATGCAAGGCGGTGGCTGTCTGTTGCAGTACAGATTAGTTCCTCGTCTTCGATTCTCCAGTTGACACCTGTCAAGATTGGCCGCGTTTCTGAAACGGAAACGGCAAATACCGTTTGCCGGATAATCGTTTTTAACAAGTCCGTTGGAATTTCGAAAACATTTTCCTCTTCGATTTGCGGAAGTCTTGGATATTCTTCGGCGTCGAGACCATTTAGGCTAAATTCCGCTTTTCCTGAACGAATCACGGTTAAGAAATTAGGCTGTACTTCGATTTCAACTGTCTTTTCCGGCAGTTTTTTTACGATTTCTGAAAAAAAGCGGGCTTGCAGCACAATGCTGCCGGTTTCTGCTATTTCGACAAGTACTTTATCTTCGTCTTCCATTGGGATAAAAGATTCAATTGAAATGTCGGAATCGCTTCCTGTTAACGTGACTCCTTGCGGGGTTGCCGTAATTTTTATTCCTGTCAAAATCGGAATGGTAGTGCGAGGGGACACAGCTTTCATGACATCTTGGACACTTTGAACCAATGCTTCTCGATCGATTGTAATTTTCATTACACAAGCCTCCTACGGTATAGGGAAATAAATTATTTTTTTATAATATAAAAATAAAAAAAGAAAGCAGTAGTAGTAATAAAGCTTGTTGAAATGTGGATAAGTCAAAAAAGTAAAGGAAACACAGCCTGTCCACATGTGGATAGACTGTGTGTAATTCGCGCAGTTATTCGACAGTTATTCACAACTGTTTCAGTTTCTCTTGAATTTCTTTAATATGTTTTTGCAGCTGGACATCCGTCTGCAGAAGCTTAGAAATTTTTTCATGGGCATGAATGACAGTGGTATGGTCGCGACCTCCGAACTCATCCCCGATTTTCGGCAATGAGCAATCCGTAAGTTCCCTCGAAAGATACATGGCGATTTGCCGCGGAAAAGCAACAGACTTCGTTCTTTTCTTAGCTTTAAAGTCTTCCAGTTTAATATTGAAATGCTGGCCGACAACGCGCTGAATATCTTGGATAGTGATCACTTTCGGCTTGCTGTTTGGAATAATGTCCTTTAACGCCTCTGCGGCTAAGTCAGCGTTAATTTCTTTATTGATCAATGATGAGTAAGCGACGACGCGTATGAGGGCTCCTTCCAATTCCCGAATGTTAGAGTCAATTTGATTGGCGATATAGAGCATCACTTCATTCGGAATATCAAATCCTTCCGCTTTCGCTTTTTTTCTGAGGATAGCGATCCTCGTCTCTAAATCGGGAGGAGTGATGTCCGTAATGAGCCCCCATTCAAACCGTGAGCGAAGGCGGTCTTCCAATGTCGGAATCTCTTTTGGCGGCCGGTCGCTGGAAATGACAATTTGTTTGCTTTCTTCATGCAGCGTGTTAAATGTGTGGAAAAATTCTTCTTGCGTTTGTTCTTTTCCTGCCAAAAACTGAATATCATCAATTAGTAGAACGTCAACATTCCGGTATTTGTTGCGAAAATCGTCCGGACGGTTGTCGCGGATCGCGTTAATAAACTCGTTTGTAAATTTTTCTGAAGATAGATACACTACTTTGGCGGACGGATTATGTTCGATTACGTAGTGGCCGATCGCATGCATTAAATGCGTTTTTCCTAATCCAACTCCGCCGTAAATAAATAGCGGATTGTATGCTTTCGCTGGCGCTTCCGCGACCGCTAATGAAGCGGCATGGGCGAAGCGGTTGCCAGAACCGATGACAAACGTATCGAACGTATATTTTGGATTCAGCATGCTTTGCGGGAAATCGGCTGGTTCCTCGTATGACTTCCGCTGCTTTTTCAAAGATTGCTGAAGCTCAAAATCATCTTCGGATTGATTAGGAGGAATAATGAATTTAACAGAAAGCTCTTCTCCGGTGATGTCGTAAATGGTTTCAGCAATCAAACGAGAATAGCGGGAATCAAGCCAATCTCTCGCAAACTCGTTTGGGGCTACAATGACAAGCGTGTCACCTCGTAAAGAGTGGGCTTTTGTTGATTTCAACCAAGTTTCAAAACTCGGCTTGCTAATTTTCTTTTCAATTTCCCCAAGCACGCGATTCCATAAATCATGGATGTTTTCCACCAGTTGCCCCCTCCTTTATCAGAGGATTGTTAAAAAAAGAATTGTGGAAATACAATAATAAGGAAAGAAGATGGTATTTCGACAAAATCCACCGCATGTGGATAACTTTATAAACAAGCTGTGAAAAAATATATCCACAATGTATCCACAATTTGTGGATAATTTTTTTTGTCCACATAATTATCCATAGTGAAAACACAATAATAATAGCAAATAAACTGGCGTGTTGCAATGGATTTTTAAAATTATCCACAAAAAGCAACCGGTGTGAAAAAATACTTATCCACATAGTGAAAAGTGTGAAAAAAATGTCGATAAATGATGTGAATAATGTTAAACGGTGTCCGAAACTTATCCACATATTCATAAAAAACGCGGGGAAAGTCTTGGGGCGGTTGACATTTTGCCTGATTGTTCAATATAATTAGAAAGACTGCCTGTAACAGTTATTCCTCAGGGAGGTGTCATAGATGAAACGGACATATCAACCAAATAGACGGAAACGCAGCAAAGTTCATGGGTTCCGTGCGCGCATGAGCACGAGAAATGGAAGAAAAGTGCTTGCGCGTCGTCGTCGTAAAGGAAGAAAAGTATTATCCGCATAGGCCACTGAAGTTTCAGTGGTCTTTTTTCGCAGCGATGTCTGGATATAGAAAAAAGATGGAGTGTTTCCGTGGTATGAAGAAAAAGTATCGCATAAAGAAAAACAAAGAATTTCAAGAGGTGTTTCAGCGCGGTACGTCAATGGCGAACAGGCAATTTGTCATTTATATGCTTGACCGTCCTGAACAGCCGTATTTTCGGATCGGGTTATCAGTGAGCAAAAAGCTTGGGAAGGCGGTTGTTAGGAATCGAATTAAACGTTACATTCGCCAAGCTTTTTTAGAAATGAAAGACGATATTTTGCCAGGAAAAGATTATGTCATTATCGCTAGGCTTCCAGCTGCGGACATGACATATTTTGAGGTGAAGAGCAGTCTGCTCCATGTATTGCGCAAGGCGGGCGCGCTAAAAAGAGAGAGAAAATAAAAAAGAGCGCCCATTTTGTTTGCAATGATGTTAAAATACATACTTAGGATGCTCAGGATATGCGAATTTGTCGGTTAGGAGGAAAAAGATGGTGAAGAGGCGAATTTGGTTAACGATTTTGTTGACAGCGCTGCTTATAATCATATCAGGATGTACGCAAATTAACGAACCAATTACGCCGGAGAGTAAAGGTTTTTGGAATGAATATATCGTATACCCGCTCTCTTGGTTAATCAAGTATGTCGCTGGCGTTTTCGGCGGAAGCTATGGATTGTCGATTATTGTCGTCACAATTTTCATTCGTTTGCTCATTTTGCCATTAATGATCCAGCAAACGAAAAACGCGAAAGCGATGCAAGCGCTACAACCGGAAATACAAAAGCTTCGGGAGAAATACAGCTCCAAAGATATGCAAACGCAACAAAAGCTCCAACAAGAAATGATGTTGTTGTTTCAAAAGCACGGCGTCAACCCGATGGCAGGATGTTTTCCTATTCTCATTCAAATGCCGATTTTAATCGGATTTTATCACGCCATTATGCGCACGAAAGAAATTGCGGAACATAACTTTTTATGGTTTGATCTTGGCGAAAAGGATCCATTTTATATTTTGCCGATTGTCGCAGGGATTACGACATTCATCCAACAAAAAATCGTAATGGCTGACACAGGGCAACAAAATCCGCAAATGGTGATGATGCTTTGGATGATGCCGATCATGATCGTGATTTTCGCAATTAATTTTCCAGCTGCTTTATCGCTTTATTGGGTAGTCGGAAATATTTTTTCCATTGCGCAAACGTACTTCATTAAAGGACCAAATATTGATTCTGCCCGTTCAGGAGGAACGAAAAAGTGAAAGAAGTGACCGCGACCGCCGCTACTGTTGAGGAGGCTGTGCAGTTGGCATTGCAACAGCTCGGTGTTTCGAGAGACCGCGCAGAAATTATTGTGGTAGAAAAAGGAAAAAAAGGGTTATTTGGAATTTTCGGGAGCAAACCAGCGGTTGTTAAAGCAAAACGTATAGCAGATCCCGTTGAAGAAGCGGAGTTATTTTTAAAAAATGTTGTAAAACAGATGGGAGCAACAGCAGTAAACATTGAGAAACAGCAAAACGGTAACCATGTCACATTCATGATTACGGGGGAACAAGTCGGTTTGCTGATCGGAAAACATGGACAAACATTAAATTCCTTGCAATTATTAACTCAGCTTGTCGCCAACCGCTATGCAAAAGAATATGTTTCCATCATTGTCGACGCGGAAAATTACCGGGAAAGAAGAGAAAAAACGCTTATTCAGTTGGCGCAAAAGTTAGCGGAAAAAGCGGCACAAACTGGAAAAGAAATAAAACTGGAGCCGCTTCCAGCGCATGAGCGGAAAATTATTCATGTTACATTGGCAAACCATGAACAAGTGACTACTTATTCGGTTGGAGAGGAACCGCGCCGTTATGTTGTCATATCTCCAATCAAGTGACAAATCATCTGGATGGAAAAGGGGCTATCTCTTAAACAAGCGAGGCAGCCTCTTTTTCTTCTTTATTTTTTATTTAACGATTGTACTTCACGTCTGCGTTTTTAGCTGAATAAGCACTTCATATTGTTATTCACATGTGGATAAGTTAAAATTGAAATGATTAGCTAAAAATTGTGGATAAATCATTATTGGCAACGGGAGTTGTCTAACATATAGATAGATCGGTTTTTTGTCTGTCAGCAAAGAGAGGTGAGAAAGCAATGGAATTTGATACGATTGCCGCTATCTCCACACCGATGGGAGAAGGAGCAATCGCGATTGTCAGACTGAGCGGCGACGAAGCGATAGCCATTGCCGATCGCGTTTTCAAAAGCCCAAGCGGGAAACGCCTTAAGGACGTTCCGTCCCATACGATCCATTACGGTCATATTGTCGATCCAAACAGCGGGCAAACGGTCGAAGAGGCGATGGTATCGGTCATGCGCGCGCCAAAGACATTTACGAGAGAAGATGTTGTCGAAATTAATTGCCATGGCGGTCTGGTTTCCGTCAATCGCGTGTTGCAGCTTGTGCTAACCAACGGGGCGCGGCTTGCCGAGCCCGGAGAATTTACGAAACGCGCGTTTTTAAACGGAAGAATTGACTTATCTCAAGCGGAAGCGGTCATCGATTTGATTCGGGCGAAAACGGACCGGGCGATGAATGTGGCGCTGCAACAAATGGAAGGGCGCTTATCGAAACGAATTCGCGAATTGCGGCAGGCGATTTTAGAAACGCTCGCACATGTAGAAGTGAACATTGATTATCCTGAATACGACGATATCGAAGAAATGACGCCGCATCTGTTAATGGAAAAGGCGCAGTATGTGCGGGAACAAATTGAAAAATTGCTGCAAACCGCGCAGCAGGGCAAAATTTTGCGGGAAGGTTTGGCGACGGTCATTATCGGCAGACCGAATGTTGGAAAGTCATCGTTATTAAATGCGCTTGTGCACGAAAACAAGGCGATTGTTACGGACATTCCCGGAACGACGCGCGATGTGATTGAAGAGTACGTGAATGTCCGCGGTGTTCCGCTCCGGTTGATCGATACAGCGGGGATTCGCGAAACAGAAGATATCGTGGAGCGCATCGGTGTCGAACGTTCCTGGCAAATGCTAAAGGAAGCTGATTTAATTTTGCTTGTGTTAAATTATCATGAGCCGCTGACAGCAGAGGATGAAAAGCTTTTTGACATGGTCAAAGGGATGGATTTCATCGTTATTGTGAACAAAACAGATTTGCCGCAACATATTGACATGGATCGGGTCAAGCAATTAGCGGGAGGGCGCCCGATTATAACGACATCTTTACTGCATGAAAAAGGAATTGAAGATTTAGAAACCGCCATTTCTAACATGTTTTTCAGCGGTGCTGTCGAAGCGGGCGATCTGACGTATGTTTCGAATTCGCGCCATATCGCTTTGCTTCAGCAAGCAAAAAAGGCGGTCGAAGATGCGATTTCCGGAATTGAATCAGGAATGCCTGTCGATCTTGTCCAAATTGATTTAACAAGGGCATGGGAGCTTCTTGGCGAAATTATTGGCGATACGGTGCATGAGAGCTTAATTGACCAGCTGTTTTCGCAATTTTGTTTAGGAAAATAATGAAGGAGGAGTCGTTATGGACTATCATGGTGGTTCGTATGACGTCATCGTCGTCGGCGCCGGCCATGCTGGTTGTGAAGCGGCGTTAGCGGCGGCGCGCATTGGCGCAAAGACGTTAGTGATTACGTTAAACCTTGATATGATCGCGTTTATGCCATGTAACCCGTCAATCGGCGGCCCGGCGAAAGGAATCGTCGTCCGTGAAATCGACGCGTTAGGCGGGGAAATGGCGAGAAATATTGATAAAACATATATCCAAATGCGGATGCTCAACACCGGAAAAGGCCCAGCGGTGCGGGCGCTGCGCGCGCAAGCGGACAAAGTGCTGTATCAGCGCGAAATGAAAAAAACGCTTGAAAATCAAGAAAATCTGACATTATTGCAAGGAAAAGTGGAACGTTTGATCGTGGAAGACGGCGTATGCAAAGGGGTTATTACCCATACGGGAGCACATTATTATGCAAAAACGGTTGTTATTACGACAGGAACATTTTTGCGCGGAGAAATTATTATTGGAGACATTAAGTATTCAAGCGGTCCGAACAACCAACAACCGTCGATTAAGCTCTCAGAGCATTTAGAAGAGCTTGGTTTTGAGCTTGTCCGCTTTAAAACAGGAACACCGCCGCGCGTCAACAGCCGCACGATTGACTATAGCAAAACGGAAATTCAGCCAGGGGACGATGTGCCGCGGGCATTTTCTTATGAAACGACAGAATATATTACTGACCAGTTGCCATGCTGGCTAACGTATACGACGCCAGAAACACATCGGATTATCGATGAAAACTTGCATTTATCGCCAATGTATTCCGGAATGATCAAAGGGACAGGTCCGCGTTATTGCCCATCGATTGAAGATAAAATCGTCCGTTTCCATGATAAACCGCGCCACCAAATCTTTTTAGAGCCGGAAGGACGCGAAACGGAAGAAGTGTATGTGCAAGGATTGTCGACGAGCTTGCCGGAACATATTCAGCGGCAGCTGCTAGCGACGATTCCTGGCCTTGAAAAGGCGCAGTTAATGCGGGCGGGTTATGCAATTGAGTATGACGCCATCGTTCCAACGCAATTATGGCCAACGTTGGAAACAAAGCTGGTGAAAAATTTGTACACAGCTGGGCAAATTAACGGAACGTCCGGATATGAGGAAGCGGCAGGACAAGGAATTATGGCGGGGATCAACGCGGCTCGCCGGGCGCTTGGCAAAGAAGAGATTATTTTAAGCCGTTCCGATGCGTATATTGGCGTGTTGATCGACGACCTCGTCACAAAAGGAACGAACGAACCATATCGATTATTGACGTCCCGTGCCGAATACCGCCTGTTGCTTCGTCATGACAATGCCGATTTGCGTCTCACAGAGCTTGGCTATAAAATCGGCCTTATTTCTGAAGAGCGATATCAAAAGTTTTTAGCGAAAAAAGAAGCGATCGAAAGAGAGAAAAAACGGCTGCAAACATTTATTATCAAACCGACTCCGGAAGTGCAGAAAGTCATCCGCGAAGCCGGTGGCAGCGAGCTGAAAGACGGCATTCGCGCTGCTGACTTATTGCGGCGTCCGGAGATGACATATGAACATATTAAACAGCTTGCTCCGGCTGAAGAAGAGATTTCGCCGGAAGTAGCGGAACAAGTGGAAATTCAAATTAAATACGAAGGATATATTCAAAAATCGCTGCAACAAGTTGAGCGTCTCAAAAAAATGGAAAATAAAAAGATTCCGGAAGATATCGATTATGACGCCATTCACGGCTTAGCGACAGAAGCGCGGCAAAAACTAAAACAAGTGCGGCCATTGTCGATTGCGCAAGCTTCGCGCATCTCCGGAGTAAATCCTGCCGATATTTCGATATTATTAGTGTATTTGGAACAAGGAAGAATCGCGCGCGTGTCGAATGAATAAAAAATGAAGGAAAGGACTGGCGTATGGATACAGCACAGTTTCAGGCTATGCTTGAGGAGAGAGGCGTTCCGCTTTCTTCTCAAGCATTGGCACAATTTGAACGGTATTATGAGTTGCTCATCGAATGGAATGAAAAGATGAATTTAACTGCAATCACGGACAAGCCCAGCGTGTATTTAAAGCATTTTTTTGATTCTCTTTCTCCGGCTTTTTACTATGATTTTTCCCAATCTTTATCACTTTGCGATGTTGGCGCAGGAGCAGGATTTCCGAGCATCCCGTTAAAAATTTGCTTTCCGCATTTGAAATTGTCGGTTGTCGATTCGCTGCAAAAGCGCATCCATTTTCTTGAGCATTTAGCTGCTGAATTAGGATTGGCCGATGTCGAGTTTTATCATGACCGCGCTGAAACGTTTGGGAGAAACAAAGAATTCCGTGAATCATTTGATGTCGTCATTGCAAGGGCAGTGGCGCGGATGCCTGTATTAAGCGAGCTGTGCCTTCCGCTCGTCAAAGTAAACGGCACTTTTATTGCCATGAAAGCCGCTTCGGCACAAGAAGAATTGGAACAAGGAAAAAAAGCGATTCACGTGCTTGGCGGGGAAGTTTCCGCCGTCGAGCGGTTTACGCTGCCGTTGGAGCAAAGCGAACGAACGATTATTTTCATCCGAAAAGTGCAAAGCACGCCAAACAAATATCCTCGCAAACCGGGAATGCCGAATAAGCAACCGATTGAGTAAGTTTTTAACATTTCAGGGGAGAGTTTTTAAAGGTGGTGTAGGGGAATGAAACATCCTTTCTCTCGCTTCTTTAGCTTTGGGGAAAAGGAACAGGAAGAAATGGAAAAACAAGAAAAAGAAGAAATAAAAAAAATTCCGGTTTCTAAAATTATTCCAAACCGTTTCCAACCGCGGACCATTTTTGACGAGGAAAAAATTGAGGAGTTAGCATTAACGATCCATACGCATGGCATTATCCAGCCGATTGTTGTCCGCGAATGCGAGGATGGAAAGTTTGAAATTATTGCGGGAGAACGAAGATGGCGCGCTGTTCAAAAACTCGGTTGGTCGGAGATTCCAGCGATTGTCAAAAATTTAAACGACAAAGAGACTGCTTCGGTAGCATTAATTGAAAATTTACAGCGGGAAGAGTTGACGCCGATTGAAGAAGCGATGGCATACGCGAAGCTGTTGGAATTGCATAATTTGACACAAGAGGCATTGGCGCAACGGCTTGGAAAAGGGCAATCGACGATCGCAAATAAACTGCGTCTATTAAAGCTGCCGCAAGAAGTGCAGGAAGCGCTGTTGCAGCGGACCATTACAGAGCGCCATGCCCGCGCATTAATCGTTTTAAAAGATAAAGAAAAGCAATTAAAATTGCTGCGGGAAATTATTGAAAAACAACTTAACGTCAAACAAACGGAAGATCGCGTTTTAAAAATGCTCGAATCGATGAACCGAAAACCAAAGCCAAAACGAAAAGCGTTTAGTAAAGATATGCGCATTGCCGTCAACACGATCCGGCAGTCGCTCACGATGGTGGCGAACAGCGGCGTAGCGGTGGATTCCGAAGAAGAAGAATTTGAAGACTATTATCAAATTACGATTCGCATTCCGAAAAAATAATGGAACCAAAAATGTTTTGCCTCATCAAATTGTCTTTGATGGGGTTTTTTCTTTTCTGTGTTTACGTCATAACCAGTGTTGAAAGTCCGGATTTTTTTCGGAATAGCCAATTTTCCTGGTGAGCAGACTGGATAACGGGTTTTGATGCAGTCATTACGACTTGATTCTTTTTCTTTACGCGCATAGAAAACAAGCCGATTTTATTTATTTCATGTTAAAATAAACATATGAGTACCAATTAGAGGTAGGTGGCATCGTGGGCAAAGTAGTTGCGATTGCAAATCAGAAAGGCGGAGTCGGAAAGACGACAACGGCGGTTAATTTAGCAGCTTGTTTAGCGCATATCGGAAAAAAAGTATTGCTTGTTGACGTCGACCCGCAAGGAAATGCGACAAGTGGAATCGGAATTGAAAAAGGCGACATCGATGAGTGCATTTATAACGTT
Protein-coding regions in this window:
- the rsmG gene encoding 16S rRNA (guanine(527)-N(7))-methyltransferase RsmG, producing the protein MDTAQFQAMLEERGVPLSSQALAQFERYYELLIEWNEKMNLTAITDKPSVYLKHFFDSLSPAFYYDFSQSLSLCDVGAGAGFPSIPLKICFPHLKLSVVDSLQKRIHFLEHLAAELGLADVEFYHDRAETFGRNKEFRESFDVVIARAVARMPVLSELCLPLVKVNGTFIAMKAASAQEELEQGKKAIHVLGGEVSAVERFTLPLEQSERTIIFIRKVQSTPNKYPRKPGMPNKQPIE
- the noc gene encoding nucleoid occlusion protein; translated protein: MKHPFSRFFSFGEKEQEEMEKQEKEEIKKIPVSKIIPNRFQPRTIFDEEKIEELALTIHTHGIIQPIVVRECEDGKFEIIAGERRWRAVQKLGWSEIPAIVKNLNDKETASVALIENLQREELTPIEEAMAYAKLLELHNLTQEALAQRLGKGQSTIANKLRLLKLPQEVQEALLQRTITERHARALIVLKDKEKQLKLLREIIEKQLNVKQTEDRVLKMLESMNRKPKPKRKAFSKDMRIAVNTIRQSLTMVANSGVAVDSEEEEFEDYYQITIRIPKK